Genomic window (Daucus carota subsp. sativus chromosome 5, DH1 v3.0, whole genome shotgun sequence):
GTAAACAATATTAGACATCATCAACATAATATATCCGAAAGGGTGAAAACATTTGAATAAGTCTAATCCAAGGAAATTTCATTAAGGAAAtgctttggttagacacataaTCAAATAAAGTCATCTAAAATGACAAAAAATCatcttaattgatatttaatcacCCTCTTATATGGTTGATAATGCCTTCAAGTATGGCCAAAACCCATGAAAAGATGGAACTCTCGTATAGGCACAAACCTCCATCGAATATGATactaatttcattaaaataggtataaatataaatcataCCAACTAGTTAAAACAAatgacaaaattaatataataaagaaaGATAGttcaaataaagaaaaaattaaaacaaatatagtTTATAAGTAtttgcataaaaatttaaaatttaaaaacatttaaaatcTAAAGGGTCGATCACAATTAAACTGATTAAATCGTACACCAATTCAAACATTTAAGGTAACTAATTAAGCCATCATACACCACCGTTAACCACCACTGCACCACCACCGCCGCTGGTGAAAAGTCACATTTCTTGCCGGTTCTAATTTATCAGAAATTAGATTGTGGCTCTAAAACAACATATACAAAACACATAGATCAAAacgtataaaatatatctaagcAACGAATCAAAACCCTCACTCTAATTTacaacacatacacacatacataatcTCCAATCTCACATTATTATAGTCAAAGTAATTTATGTACttacaaaatatatcaaaatatttgacAAGAAAGGAGGATGAAATAGAAGAACATAACAGAACAGAAGCAACGGCAGGAGATAAAAGAAAAGGATGCACTTAAACTAGTCCAGACTCTTTATAGATGGTGGCATTTCACATCTATATTTTAAAGAAGATATGTACATACGAGGGAGAGGGATATGTGAAACGCCTACATTCCAAGAAGATATGTACATatgagggagagggagaggagtATCCGATTGTACAAATCCTACCTATAACTCATTTTGATTGTACGGAAGAGAAGAGAACTAAACCTGTTAAAACCAGAGAAAATAAGAGAAGAGCTAACAGTACCAATTTTTTGGCATGAGGAGTATTCCATAGCCGGAACTTGTTTGTACAATCAACAATGTTTGCTGAATTTTGGTACTTGAAATTCAGTAATGCATCTCTTACATGTACTACTACATTTCAAATGGACTACTTCACTGTAATTGCAACCTTGAGTATTAACAACCGAGAAATTACTCTAGTAGGCGGGATCCAGTTTCATATACAAGTGAATATCATGTTGGAATTAGGAAATAGCTACATCTAATGTGTTGGATGGAATAAATTTAGGTGAGTTTTGTACTTTTTTTTGTATAGAGGGGGCACATGACCCGACCCCATCCGAAACCTGGCCCGAATCAGAGATCTGCAACCCAATTTATTGATATAGAACAAGAAAGTGACCCAGAATTACTGGTTATCACAAACTTATTCCTTTACACTTGAAACTCAGTTCCATtcaattataagtgataaatacAAGTAGAACTACATCCCACGAAATTGTAGATGAATGTTGTGTTCCCACTTTTAAAATCTCTGTCGTATGAAATTTTCACTCTCACTTTTTctacttttcttttttgaattctTTCTTTCACCTTtacctaaaaaaaataaaaaaattcggtTCCTTTCCTTTAACAATCTGTAACGGAATGGAGCATAAGTATGTTGAAGATGTTCGTTGGGAGTAAGTGGTCGAAGCAGGTGGCCTGTTGAACAGTTCTCTAAGATGTTCATCGGGACTTGGGAGAAAATAGCTTGTTGATTTCACAAGGAGACTTATTAGTGTCTCTGTTGATCCATATAATGAGCACCTTAGAAGCAGATGGCTTGTTGATTTCACAAGGAGTATTTTTTGtgccaaattattttgaaactTTGGATTAGAAAACCTTATTTTTTTACAGCTTATGTAATAAACACAACACTGATGTAAGAGGAGGAATTTATCTATGAGTTGAGAGTGTAGCCGAGTACCATTTACTTGAATATGAAGTGTCCTGTCTAATAGACACAATATTGATTGTAAGAGGAGGAATTTATTTAAGAGTTGAGCGTGTAGCCGTGTACCATTTACTTCAATATGAAGTGTCCTGGTACCGTTTTATTGTCAGGAATAGGTGAATTTCTAAACTGTTTGgtgactttttatatatttctagtTTATGTAGACAATTTAAGTGATAAAACATAGAACTGGAGGTGGATTAAGAGAGATCAGAGAGATTTCAGGTAGAATATAGAGAGCGATAGACCGAAATGAGGGAGATATAACAGATAAAGATATAGAATTGAGTTACAACCCCTAGAATGAGACGATGCCAGTTAtagaaagagaaagagaggaTTTGTGGAAGTACATCCATTTTCATATCATAAACTGAAAGGTACAAACAAGTCTGGTATTGATAGACTACAACTGACATAGGCTGCTGAAATGACTGGACTGCCTATACTACTGCTTAAAGCTAATACTACTACAATACCTGacaattttaattatctttctGAAAACTAAATGAATGATAATTATCTTTGTTATTTGCTAAGACAGAGAATTGCATGTCAAATATTGTTTCGTATTTGCTTTACTTTTGTATCTGTCAGTGCTTTCAACAATCTATATTTTACTTGGTCAATGTCATGttctcttttattttgtaaattgtGATGATATTTGTATACTTTGCTTCTGCAGGAGCTTCAAATCGATTTTTCTCAGTATGATCATCCTGTAGTGTTGACCGTTGAGGCTCAGGTATGCAAAGAAAAAGGGAAGAGAAAAACATGATCTGATTCGCTTAATTGTGTTTTTACTGCAACTTGTTTTTTTGTTACTACTTAGGCAAAGTATGTTGGACACTTGAAGGGGGCGCTAagcaaaaatttatttttaaaggtATGATGCATTAGGAAATGGGAGTGCATCTTTAGTTTTCAGCAAGATTTCTTATAGTGTTTTCTAAATGCTCACTGTGGCAAACATACCACCTCTTCTCTCTACAGGATAAGAAGCATAGATACTATATTGTTTCTGCTTTATCTGATACGAAAGTAGATCTAAAAGGTAAGTTCACCGATGTTTTCTAGTCACATTGATTTTAGAGTTAAAGTAGCCGCATGTATAAATTTTGGTGCTAAAAGGACTTGACCTTTTGACCAGGCATCTTGCTCACTAAACCAattctctttttcaaaaatttgtaaaCTTATCTGATGTATAAATGAGCAGTTCTGTCGCAAAGACTTGGTTTGGGAAAAGGGGGGTTAAGAATGGCTCCTGAGGAAGCACTTGGTGAAATCCTTAAGGTGCGTATCTTTGTCCCATGCCTGCCTTATTCTTTTATTCAATGCTATTATACCGAAGTAATAACTCCTTTGCAATAGACCAAAGGtcaaagttaaaattttatgttttcttcCTGTTGTTGTGGCTCCTCAAAATATTTACTAGCAGGTAAAGGGTTTTGTATGGGCAAGGGTTAAGGATTCTGTGGGAGAAGGCAGATGGAACGCTAGGGTAAAGAGCTACCAGTGTATAAACATCTgaggaagaaaaaggaaaaaaactaTTTTATACTATTTTGTTGTGGAAATTAAATTAAGTGCACTAAATGCAAAACTGCATTCAGTCTTGACAACATACAAATAAGCCTGTCATCTTGTAGGAAGAATGAGTACAAAACTGGTAGCCAAGTCATTTTTGTTCATGAAGTCCTTTCAGTGGGTTTATAGAAAATTGATATTAgattgattaaaaattaaaaatcaaaaaaatatttccttTGATTATCTGCGAGAAGGCCGACTTAGCTTTAGAGATGCTTTTGGAAAAGAGATCCACATCCTCAATTGCCTTTTAAACTTTCATATACAACTATGTGAACAGACATACATGTCTTTGCAAAGATTGTCATGCAACCTGATGATGCGAGTCAGCACAATTTCTTAGTAGCAGTTATACCAATGTATTAAATGTATTAGCATAAGTATCTTATGGCTAAAATTGAAATCTGGAAAAGGAAGCAGTTCCTTGtcttattatctaaaattttttGTGTTGTTCTCATGTCTAGATTTCCCTCCTTTCTGATAGTAAAGCTTGCCATTAATCAAAGAAATGTATTAATATATTCATTAATGGCATGTTTGTGTTTCGGTATGACGTAATTGACCTAGTACTTTAATTGCTAGTAATTCTGTTGGTAGATAATTTTTAGTTCTATATGTTATgataaattatgtgatttggCTGGAGATGGATATGTTAAATGCCATACATTGTATCGTACTTGAATTTGTAAGTGCCATATGTTGTATTTGTTTGAAACAATAAAATAGAACTTGAATTTGCTTACTGCTATACGTTGTATTTGTTATTAAACTATTATATAGTTCATGTAGCTGTGTCCTTTATTTTGTGCTTTCTGATGTCATTTAAGTTATCTTGACACTTCCATTTTCTGTAGATGAATATTGGTGATATCTTCTAACCGTGTTATTTTCTTGGTGATATTTTAAGGTACCAGTAGGTTGTGTTACTCCTTTTGCAGTTGTGCATGAATCAGCACGGTATGTTACCTTTGTCTAGGATTTTCTTGTATCCTTTTCAAGCAGATAAGTATTAGCCATGAATGTGACTTAAAATCGTTTTAATGAGGTTTTCCGTACATGGCCCTCTTGGCTCTCTTGGTGAATAGTTTTTAGCCCATAGGTTTATTCTTTGCCaataatgaattatattttcttttctgattATGTTGTGTGATTGTTTTGGTGAAGGTGTGTTTCGTTGTTGCTAGATCAAAGATTAAAGAGCCAGGAGTGCTGCTTTTTCCACCCACTTTCGAATGACATGTCGATATGTAAGTGCTTTAGGTTTTTGAAGagcagaaaataaaaataagcaaCTTGCCAAAATGACTTTTTGTATACTTTCCTTAATGATAACATGGCAAGTCTCTGTACATGTCCATATTATTCTAGTTATCTCTTTTGTATATggaatatttgattttcaaattgtCTTTCTTAAACTTCGTTTTGGGCATTTACTGCTTATTCTCAACTTTGTTTTTCTGTTTCTGCTGACTGTTCCTTCCATCCCAAAGAAAAATTTACAATAATATAGGTcgaattcaattttaaaaaggaagaTTAGTATATATTTAGCTAAAAAAACTGATGTAGTCGGAAAGATGGGCATATGCTTATATAGAAAAAGTACAATAGtcaactttttttatttattaatattttaaaattctaaaattagtAGAATACAACTTTCTTTATATAAGTGATGtaaatgagaccaaaaatttgtcGATGACCCACTTGATATATTTGAACGAAACGAGCGacctatttgataattaaccctcaAATTTTCTCCCTTTTAGTATCATGGGAAACACGGAGAAATAGTGAGAAATCGTTTTTCTTTAAAACGTTTTCCTTGACAGGGGAAGTCATCTTTtggaaaatcataatatttttctacGGGAATTTTCCTCCCTGGAAAT
Coding sequences:
- the LOC108221902 gene encoding uncharacterized protein LOC108221902 isoform X2, which gives rise to MLSSKEQLLARLKELQIDFSQYDHPVVLTVEAQAKYVGHLKGALSKNLFLKDKKHRYYIVSALSDTKVDLKVLSQRLGLGKGGLRMAPEEALGEILKVPVGCVTPFAVVHESARCVSLLLDQRLKSQECCFFHPLSNDMSISLNVSGLDKFLESIGRDPAYVDLEANPPVGKDQPPDLAALVPSDALLQDFEAKVVADKSDVAVNNKPTVVTG